One Fibrobacter sp. UWB16 DNA window includes the following coding sequences:
- a CDS encoding family 16 glycosylhydrolase, with product MKKILIPMVAVAFLAACSDEDTNFAAPPSTNATVSSSSEAQLPPTDLSSSSVLPVGDLSSSSVVLPELSSSSVEALPGVSSSSVDALPGVSSSSNGASQFTYVVPKLTALDPTKKYSFYGAELTGLDQFKYGRFEARMKMAALSGTVSSMFVYYDNSWLKEDEPWNEIDIEVLGKAADKWQSNIITREADPTIKATTASESKPLHEFGFDATQDFHLYAIVWTPEYVSWEIDSVEVRRDTLGMSRGTHADADQVKFLTKEQSLRFNLWASKSSAWTGKWDGGVGLPVEQQIDYVRVYSYDEATKGFTMLWQDDFDGEDLNYDHWSRGNWEMERVMLREDNVIVENGVCRLIMDYEAE from the coding sequence ATGAAAAAGATTCTTATTCCGATGGTTGCTGTGGCTTTCCTTGCTGCATGCTCTGATGAAGATACAAATTTCGCTGCTCCGCCGAGCACAAATGCAACGGTGTCTTCTAGTTCCGAAGCCCAGCTCCCTCCGACTGATTTGTCTTCGAGCTCTGTGTTGCCGGTTGGTGACTTGTCCTCGAGTTCGGTCGTCCTTCCGGAACTTTCTTCTAGCTCTGTCGAAGCTCTTCCGGGCGTGTCCTCAAGCTCTGTGGATGCCCTCCCGGGTGTTTCTTCCAGCTCGAATGGCGCTTCTCAGTTCACTTATGTAGTGCCGAAGCTGACCGCTCTCGATCCGACTAAGAAGTACTCCTTCTACGGCGCTGAACTTACTGGCCTTGACCAGTTCAAGTATGGCCGTTTCGAAGCTCGCATGAAGATGGCTGCCCTTTCTGGCACCGTGAGCTCCATGTTCGTCTATTATGATAACTCCTGGCTCAAGGAAGATGAACCGTGGAACGAAATTGATATTGAAGTTTTGGGCAAGGCTGCTGACAAGTGGCAGTCCAATATCATCACTCGTGAAGCCGATCCCACGATCAAGGCTACGACCGCTTCTGAAAGCAAGCCGCTTCATGAATTTGGCTTCGATGCTACGCAGGACTTCCACCTTTACGCAATCGTTTGGACTCCGGAATACGTTTCCTGGGAAATCGACAGCGTCGAAGTTCGCCGCGATACGCTTGGCATGAGCCGTGGTACCCATGCTGACGCAGACCAAGTGAAGTTCTTGACTAAGGAACAGTCTCTCCGCTTTAACCTCTGGGCCTCCAAGAGCTCTGCCTGGACGGGTAAGTGGGATGGCGGTGTTGGCCTCCCGGTCGAACAGCAGATTGACTATGTCCGCGTTTACTCTTACGATGAAGCTACCAAGGGCTTTACGATGCTCTGGCAGGACGATTTCGATGGCGAAGATCTTAACTACGACCATTGGAGCCGCGGTAACTGGGAAATGGAACGCGTGATGCTCCGTGAAGACAACGTCATCGTTGAAAACGGTGTTTGCCGCCTCATCATGGACTACGAAGCCGAATAA
- the pflB gene encoding formate C-acetyltransferase, whose product MQEAWTGFKGGRWQEEINVRDFIQKNYTPYDGDKSFLQGPTEATNKLWAELQELQKREIAKGGVLDMDTDVVSTLTSHQAGYISEETKDLEKIVGLQTDKPLKRAFMPFGGIKMAEESCKNYGYTPSEELHRIFTEFHKTHNQGVFDAYTPAMRMARKAHIITGLPDTYGRGRIVGDYRRVALYGIDYLIAQKKADKALTDETDMREHVIRQREELAEQIKALEGMKVMAKIYGYDISKPATNAREAVQWLYFGYLAAIKTQNGAAMSVGRVSTFLDIYMTRDLQNGVINETEAQEIIDHFVMKLRMVKFARITSYNELFSGDPVWATLEVAGLGQDGRHQVTKNDYRFLHTLVNMGPSPEPNLTILYSPRLPASFKKFAAEISVKTSAIQYENDDTMRPIWGDDYSICCCVSATQTGKEMQFFGARANLAKTLLYAINGGKDECLVKGTQVGPEYPPITSEYLNYDEVVHKFGLYMDWIAHLYVNTLNLIHYMHDKYYYEAAEMALIDTNVRRTFATGIAGFSHVVDSLSAIKYAKVKVIRDPATGLAEDFQIEGDFPRYGNDDDRADSIAVWLLKTFMAKIKQTPTYRDSEPTTSILTITSNVVYGKATGALPDGRKQGEPFSPGASPSYGAEKNGLLASLNSVAKIPYEYALDGISNTQTINPDALGHDDEERANKLVQVLDGYFGQSSHHLNVNVFGVEKLKDAMEHPEKEEYQNFTIRVSGYAVRFIKLTREQQLDVIARQAHGVL is encoded by the coding sequence ATGCAGGAAGCATGGACAGGCTTTAAAGGCGGTCGCTGGCAGGAAGAAATTAACGTCCGCGACTTTATCCAGAAAAACTATACTCCCTACGATGGCGACAAGTCGTTTTTGCAGGGACCGACTGAAGCTACGAACAAGCTCTGGGCAGAACTCCAGGAACTACAGAAGAGAGAAATTGCAAAGGGTGGCGTCCTCGACATGGACACAGACGTTGTCTCCACTCTCACAAGCCATCAGGCAGGCTACATTTCCGAAGAAACCAAGGATCTCGAAAAGATCGTAGGTCTCCAGACCGACAAGCCGCTCAAGCGCGCATTCATGCCGTTCGGCGGCATCAAGATGGCTGAAGAATCTTGCAAGAACTACGGTTACACGCCGAGCGAAGAACTTCACCGCATCTTTACGGAATTCCACAAGACCCACAACCAGGGCGTTTTCGACGCTTACACGCCGGCAATGCGTATGGCCCGCAAGGCCCACATCATTACGGGTCTTCCGGATACTTACGGCCGTGGCCGTATCGTCGGTGACTACCGCCGCGTCGCCCTTTACGGTATCGACTACCTCATCGCCCAGAAGAAGGCCGACAAGGCTCTGACCGACGAAACGGATATGCGCGAACACGTGATCCGCCAGCGCGAAGAACTCGCCGAACAGATCAAGGCCCTCGAAGGCATGAAGGTCATGGCCAAGATTTACGGCTACGACATTTCCAAGCCGGCAACGAACGCCCGCGAAGCCGTGCAGTGGCTCTATTTCGGTTACCTCGCTGCCATCAAGACGCAGAACGGTGCCGCCATGAGCGTCGGCCGCGTTTCGACCTTCCTCGACATTTACATGACCCGTGACTTGCAGAACGGCGTCATCAACGAAACCGAAGCTCAGGAAATCATCGACCATTTCGTGATGAAGCTTCGTATGGTCAAGTTCGCCCGTATCACCAGCTACAACGAACTCTTCAGTGGTGACCCGGTGTGGGCTACGCTCGAAGTTGCTGGCCTCGGCCAGGATGGTCGCCATCAGGTGACCAAGAACGACTACCGCTTCTTGCACACGCTCGTGAACATGGGTCCGTCTCCGGAACCGAACCTCACGATTCTCTACAGCCCGCGCCTCCCGGCAAGCTTCAAGAAGTTCGCTGCAGAAATCTCCGTGAAGACCAGCGCCATCCAGTACGAAAACGATGACACGATGCGTCCGATCTGGGGCGACGACTACAGCATCTGCTGCTGCGTTTCTGCAACTCAGACCGGTAAGGAAATGCAGTTCTTCGGCGCTCGTGCAAACCTCGCCAAGACACTCCTCTACGCCATCAACGGTGGTAAGGATGAATGCCTCGTGAAGGGTACGCAGGTTGGCCCGGAATATCCGCCGATCACCAGCGAATACCTCAACTACGACGAAGTCGTCCACAAGTTTGGACTCTACATGGACTGGATTGCTCACTTGTACGTGAACACGCTCAACTTGATCCACTACATGCACGACAAGTACTACTACGAAGCTGCCGAAATGGCCCTCATCGACACCAACGTCCGTCGTACGTTTGCTACGGGTATCGCAGGCTTCAGCCACGTTGTCGACTCCCTTTCTGCAATCAAGTACGCTAAGGTCAAGGTCATCCGTGACCCGGCTACGGGCCTTGCCGAAGACTTCCAGATCGAAGGCGACTTCCCGCGTTATGGAAACGACGACGATCGCGCAGACAGCATCGCTGTTTGGCTCCTCAAGACGTTCATGGCTAAGATCAAGCAGACTCCGACTTACCGTGACTCAGAACCGACCACTTCCATCCTTACCATCACGAGTAACGTTGTTTACGGTAAGGCTACGGGTGCACTCCCGGATGGCCGTAAGCAGGGCGAACCGTTCTCTCCGGGTGCAAGCCCGAGCTACGGTGCCGAAAAGAACGGTCTCTTGGCATCTCTCAACTCTGTTGCCAAGATTCCGTACGAATACGCTCTCGACGGTATCAGCAACACGCAGACCATCAACCCGGATGCACTCGGCCATGACGACGAAGAACGTGCCAACAAGCTCGTGCAGGTTCTCGACGGTTACTTCGGCCAGAGCAGCCACCACTTGAACGTGAACGTGTTCGGTGTCGAAAAGCTCAAGGACGCTATGGAACATCCGGAGAAGGAAGAATACCAGAACTTCACGATCCGCGTTTCTGGCTACGCCGTGCGCTTCATCAAGCTCACTCGCGAACAGCAGCTCGACGTGATTGCCCGCCAGGCACACGGCGTGCTTTAA
- a CDS encoding MBL fold metallo-hydrolase — MTKIVKLTDRIRYLQMSYEPLSADVVAVRGDSAWWIFDVGACDEAVDFINALPRSSESSTHLDTSECIKNATVPLKKNIVISHFHRDHLLNVVRHCNGEVSLDFDTLYVGSHASKVVGEIAGHEKITVSSPLSFDDVVHIEILPIPNSHAKGSLALIVDDFVFLGDATYPMVGHGEPDVYNVQILEQQIKMLKSLTASRFCLSHKRGLVRDKSSVIQFLESVLARRQKNENYIVA, encoded by the coding sequence ATGACGAAAATCGTGAAACTGACAGATAGAATCCGGTATTTGCAAATGTCGTATGAGCCGCTGAGCGCGGATGTTGTTGCTGTGCGTGGCGATTCTGCGTGGTGGATTTTTGATGTGGGTGCCTGCGACGAGGCTGTTGATTTTATAAACGCGTTGCCGCGCAGTTCCGAGAGCTCGACGCATCTTGATACTAGCGAGTGCATCAAAAATGCCACTGTTCCGCTCAAAAAGAACATCGTAATTTCGCATTTTCATCGGGACCATTTGCTGAATGTCGTTCGGCATTGCAATGGCGAGGTTTCACTAGATTTTGATACGCTTTATGTTGGTTCGCATGCCTCAAAAGTCGTTGGCGAAATTGCTGGTCACGAAAAGATTACAGTGTCTTCACCACTTTCGTTTGACGATGTCGTGCATATCGAAATTTTGCCCATTCCGAATAGCCATGCGAAAGGCTCGCTTGCGCTTATTGTAGATGACTTCGTTTTCTTGGGCGATGCGACATATCCGATGGTAGGGCATGGAGAACCTGACGTGTACAATGTGCAGATTCTCGAACAACAAATCAAGATGCTCAAGTCGCTTACTGCATCGCGCTTTTGCTTAAGCCACAAGCGCGGCCTTGTGCGCGATAAAAGCTCTGTCATCCAGTTCTTGGAATCAGTGCTTGCCCGCCGCCAAAAGAACGAGAATTACATCGTGGCATGA
- the pflA gene encoding pyruvate formate-lyase-activating protein: MTLGRINKLETFGSVDGPGIRFVVFTQGCPMRCKFCHNPETWDFGTKSANGTPNGSFEISAEDLLKKAVRYKPYWGTDGGITVSGGEPLAQIDFMIEFFEAAKASGVHTCVDTSGITFRPTGEPFAKFERLMKSTDLLLVDIKHIDADEHKELTGHGNENIIEFFRYLDRIQKPIWIRHVLVPGISDNDEALTRTRDFIRTLSNVKRVEVLPYHAFALSKYQELEIDYALKDTQTPTAERVKNANEILETAKYTGWMKK; the protein is encoded by the coding sequence ATGACTCTCGGAAGAATCAATAAGCTTGAAACGTTCGGATCGGTCGATGGACCGGGAATTCGATTTGTCGTCTTTACGCAGGGCTGCCCCATGCGCTGCAAGTTCTGCCACAACCCGGAAACATGGGATTTCGGGACGAAAAGTGCAAACGGAACACCGAATGGATCGTTTGAAATAAGCGCCGAAGACTTGCTGAAAAAAGCCGTACGCTACAAGCCCTACTGGGGAACCGATGGCGGCATCACCGTAAGCGGCGGCGAACCTCTTGCACAAATCGACTTCATGATTGAATTCTTCGAAGCGGCAAAAGCGTCGGGAGTCCACACGTGCGTCGACACAAGCGGCATCACGTTCAGGCCCACTGGCGAACCTTTCGCGAAATTTGAACGTTTGATGAAATCCACTGACCTCTTGCTCGTGGACATCAAGCACATCGATGCAGACGAGCACAAGGAACTCACAGGCCACGGCAACGAAAACATCATCGAATTTTTCCGTTACCTCGACCGCATCCAAAAGCCCATCTGGATCCGCCACGTGCTCGTGCCTGGCATTAGCGATAACGACGAAGCCCTCACGCGCACCCGCGACTTCATCCGCACATTAAGCAACGTCAAGCGCGTCGAAGTCCTCCCCTACCACGCATTCGCCCTCAGCAAGTACCAAGAACTTGAAATCGACTACGCGCTCAAGGACACGCAAACGCCCACCGCCGAACGCGTCAAAAACGCCAACGAAATCCTCGAAACCGCAAAATACACAGGCTGGATGAAAAAGTAG
- a CDS encoding type II secretion system F family protein, whose protein sequence is MAEFLYKAQNSQGNSFEGTLEAKDKAEAEALLLRRRLVITSLKKKPTEIKIKIGSGIKTEDITRFTRMFSSMCSAGLPMLQCLNILEAQCENPELKSVVHKLTQSINGGSSLADALAQHPKVFDSLYCNMVAAGEAGGILEGILARLAETLENNQRLKRKVKKALTYPIMVIIVGIVVVIALMTFVVPTFAEQFAALDAELPAPTQVVMNISDFIRNNGAFMFIGLIIVIFAYKMIMRIPQAQFAMDKFTLKVPKLGDLQIKSATAGFARTLGTLLNAGVSVMDALKVVATTAGNKVVEKAIYKISIGIAGGKSIAEPMEEVGIFPPMVIQMTGVGEKTGNLGGMLLKLADFYDEEVDAAVDAVVSMIEPLIIVFLGGAVGGLLIAMYMPMFSMGDAIKG, encoded by the coding sequence ATGGCAGAATTTTTGTACAAGGCCCAAAACTCGCAGGGCAACAGCTTTGAAGGAACGCTCGAAGCAAAGGACAAGGCCGAAGCCGAAGCTCTCTTGCTCCGTCGTCGCTTGGTTATCACGAGCCTCAAAAAGAAGCCGACCGAAATCAAGATTAAGATTGGTTCCGGCATCAAGACCGAAGACATCACTCGTTTTACGCGTATGTTCTCGTCTATGTGCTCGGCAGGTCTTCCGATGCTTCAGTGCTTGAACATTCTCGAAGCGCAGTGCGAAAACCCGGAACTCAAGAGCGTTGTGCATAAACTCACGCAGTCAATTAACGGCGGTTCTTCGCTTGCCGATGCTTTGGCTCAGCATCCGAAGGTCTTTGACTCCTTGTATTGCAACATGGTGGCCGCCGGTGAAGCGGGTGGTATTCTCGAAGGCATTTTGGCTCGTCTGGCAGAAACGCTCGAAAACAACCAGCGCCTCAAACGTAAGGTGAAAAAAGCTTTGACGTACCCGATCATGGTTATTATCGTGGGTATTGTCGTTGTGATTGCTCTTATGACGTTCGTGGTGCCGACGTTCGCTGAACAGTTCGCCGCTCTTGACGCTGAACTCCCGGCCCCGACGCAAGTCGTGATGAATATTTCTGACTTTATACGCAATAATGGTGCGTTCATGTTCATCGGGCTTATCATTGTCATTTTTGCCTACAAGATGATAATGCGAATACCGCAAGCGCAATTTGCAATGGACAAGTTTACGCTAAAGGTGCCAAAGCTAGGCGATTTGCAGATTAAGTCTGCGACGGCTGGCTTTGCTCGAACGCTCGGAACGCTTTTGAATGCTGGTGTGTCTGTGATGGATGCCTTGAAGGTCGTTGCGACAACCGCTGGTAATAAAGTCGTTGAAAAGGCAATTTATAAGATATCGATTGGTATTGCAGGCGGTAAGTCAATTGCCGAGCCGATGGAAGAAGTGGGTATTTTCCCGCCCATGGTGATCCAGATGACAGGCGTCGGTGAAAAGACCGGTAACTTGGGCGGTATGCTTTTGAAACTCGCGGACTTCTACGACGAAGAAGTGGACGCCGCAGTCGATGCCGTTGTGAGTATGATTGAACCGTTGATCATCGTGTTCTTGGGCGGCGCCGTCGGTGGCCTCCTAATTGCAATGTATATGCCGATGTTTAGCATGGGCGACGCCATTAAAGGCTGA
- a CDS encoding type IV pilus twitching motility protein PilT — protein MAYNIQDLLAEMVKRGASDLHITAGAPPLIRLSGKLTPIGENKLKPDETMRMTYSLMNEAQKKTFEQQKECDFSFGIANLARFRANAYLQRGCVALALRIIPLDIKTFKDLGLPKIMAEFTTRPSGLVLVTGATGSGKSTTLAAMIDKINKERHDHILTVEDPIEFLHKHQGCMINQREVGSDTHSFAQALKMALRQDPDVVLIGEMRDLETIRSALTIAETGHLTFATLHTNSCVQTINRVVDAFPKGEQQTVRTQLSFVLQGVICQTLLPKIGGGRVMAYEVMNVTPGIRALIRDDKVHQIESMIEIGQKFGMNTMNMCLCDLVKNHKVDRFDALARSSSPDQLEQLFVKEGV, from the coding sequence ATGGCATATAACATTCAAGATCTTTTAGCAGAAATGGTCAAACGTGGGGCGTCCGACTTGCATATTACGGCCGGCGCCCCCCCTCTTATTCGTCTTTCCGGCAAGCTTACCCCCATCGGGGAAAACAAGCTTAAGCCCGACGAAACCATGCGTATGACTTACAGCTTGATGAATGAAGCCCAGAAAAAGACTTTTGAACAGCAAAAGGAATGCGACTTTTCATTCGGTATTGCAAATCTTGCGCGTTTCCGTGCGAACGCCTACCTGCAGCGTGGCTGCGTGGCGCTTGCCCTCCGTATTATTCCTCTTGATATCAAGACGTTCAAGGATCTTGGCCTTCCGAAGATTATGGCCGAATTTACGACCCGCCCCTCTGGCCTTGTGCTGGTGACGGGTGCTACCGGTTCTGGTAAGTCCACGACCTTGGCTGCCATGATCGACAAGATTAACAAGGAACGTCACGACCACATTTTGACGGTCGAAGACCCGATCGAATTTTTGCATAAGCATCAGGGTTGCATGATCAACCAGCGCGAAGTTGGTAGCGATACGCACAGCTTTGCCCAGGCCCTCAAGATGGCTCTCCGTCAGGACCCGGACGTGGTGCTTATCGGCGAAATGCGTGACTTGGAAACAATCCGCTCGGCACTTACGATTGCCGAAACGGGTCACTTGACTTTTGCTACGCTTCATACAAACTCTTGCGTACAGACGATTAACCGTGTGGTCGACGCCTTCCCGAAGGGTGAACAGCAGACCGTGCGTACGCAGCTCTCGTTTGTGCTCCAAGGCGTCATCTGCCAGACCCTTTTGCCAAAGATTGGCGGTGGCCGCGTGATGGCGTACGAAGTCATGAACGTGACGCCGGGTATCCGTGCTTTGATCCGCGATGACAAGGTGCACCAGATTGAATCCATGATTGAAATCGGTCAGAAGTTCGGCATGAATACGATGAACATGTGCTTGTGCGATCTTGTCAAGAACCACAAGGTCGACCGCTTTGATGCACTTGCCCGTTCGTCGAGCCCGGATCAGTTGGAACAGTTGTTCGTAAAGGAAGGGGTGTAA
- a CDS encoding TlpA disulfide reductase family protein: MRSSTYKILAWVGAIIFLGFAFYAIEAKSRYKLNFPETVVNFAADDVTGGKSDYASEKGTATLIVLTASWCPSCRAELPILKQFNEEFGPKGLKILMIDEDDSKKVARKYKKSMDIPWTMLHWNYDALKALGNPGVIPVSFVVDKDDKIQHVDVGVLNELRVRHELKRLLGQ; this comes from the coding sequence ATGCGTTCATCCACTTATAAAATACTCGCATGGGTAGGGGCAATTATTTTCCTCGGTTTCGCGTTTTATGCGATCGAGGCGAAGTCCCGCTACAAACTGAACTTCCCAGAGACTGTCGTAAACTTCGCGGCAGACGATGTAACGGGAGGTAAATCGGACTACGCAAGCGAGAAGGGGACGGCAACACTTATTGTTTTGACCGCCTCCTGGTGCCCATCGTGCCGAGCGGAGCTCCCCATTCTCAAGCAGTTCAACGAAGAATTCGGCCCGAAGGGCCTTAAGATTTTGATGATTGACGAGGACGATTCCAAGAAGGTCGCCCGCAAGTACAAGAAGAGTATGGATATTCCGTGGACGATGCTCCACTGGAACTACGACGCGCTCAAGGCGCTGGGGAACCCAGGTGTGATTCCCGTAAGTTTTGTAGTCGACAAGGACGACAAGATCCAGCACGTCGATGTCGGAGTGCTCAACGAACTGAGAGTCCGACACGAGCTAAAGCGACTGCTGGGACAGTAA
- the epmA gene encoding EF-P lysine aminoacylase EpmA gives MENLNSGAFAPTCTRETWVKRQALMARVRDFFVRRNALEVETPVLSAYGGTDPQLDYFEIEDPKRFMMTSPEFHMKRLLAAKFGDIFQITKSFRKDEFGGHHNNEFSMVEWYRVGMIQDKLMDEVEDLVSEIIGTKLNARRTRWIDAFKNYAGVNPFCEKLTDFADACRAREIPVPEKSETLTREDWWDYLMVFLVEPALASNGPEFILDYPPSQAALAQTYVDAEGYTWARRFELFVNQVELCNGYTELTDPVEQRRRFYADLEIRKGMNKPLPPIDERFLAALESGMPACSGVALGLDRLFMLALGKEKIADVILFPSPIA, from the coding sequence ATGGAAAATTTGAACTCGGGCGCGTTTGCGCCCACTTGCACGCGTGAAACTTGGGTCAAGCGCCAGGCGCTGATGGCCCGTGTCCGTGATTTCTTTGTTCGTCGTAATGCGCTCGAAGTCGAGACGCCTGTGCTTTCTGCATACGGCGGAACGGACCCGCAGCTCGATTACTTTGAAATCGAAGACCCGAAGCGGTTCATGATGACGAGCCCGGAATTTCACATGAAGCGTTTGCTTGCTGCAAAGTTCGGTGATATCTTCCAGATTACAAAGTCGTTCCGCAAGGATGAATTTGGCGGCCACCACAACAACGAGTTCTCGATGGTGGAATGGTACCGCGTGGGTATGATTCAGGACAAACTCATGGACGAAGTCGAAGACCTCGTGAGTGAAATTATTGGGACCAAACTAAATGCCCGCCGCACCCGCTGGATTGATGCGTTCAAAAATTACGCTGGCGTAAATCCGTTTTGCGAAAAGCTTACAGACTTTGCGGATGCTTGCCGCGCTCGCGAGATTCCTGTGCCCGAAAAGAGCGAAACGCTCACGCGCGAAGACTGGTGGGACTATCTCATGGTCTTCCTCGTGGAACCTGCACTCGCTAGTAACGGTCCCGAGTTCATCTTGGATTACCCGCCGTCGCAGGCTGCTTTGGCGCAGACTTACGTGGATGCTGAGGGCTATACGTGGGCTCGCCGCTTTGAGCTTTTTGTGAACCAAGTGGAACTTTGCAATGGTTACACGGAGCTTACGGATCCTGTGGAGCAGCGTCGCCGTTTCTATGCTGATTTGGAAATCCGCAAGGGGATGAACAAGCCCTTACCGCCTATCGACGAACGATTCCTTGCTGCTCTTGAATCGGGAATGCCTGCTTGCTCTGGTGTGGCTCTTGGGCTCGACCGCCTGTTCATGCTCGCCCTCGGCAAAGAAAAAATCGCTGACGTGATCCTCTTCCCAAGCCCCATTGCTTAA